From Panicum hallii strain FIL2 chromosome 2, PHallii_v3.1, whole genome shotgun sequence, a single genomic window includes:
- the LOC112882270 gene encoding sulfite exporter TauE/SafE family protein 3-like — MGIRRQQWHAVAALAVAWCCAAAAAAVAAADGRNASLAGAAAPEETGVARQQHGDGKAYHHVWPPMELGWRIVLGSLIGFFGAACGSVGGVGGGGIFVPMLALIIGFDPKSSTAISKCMIMGGSVSTVYYNLKLKHPTLDMPLIDYDLALLMQPMLMLGVSIGVIFNVIFPNWLITALLIILFLGTSTKAYLKGIETWKKETIKKREVAKKQEQICQEPEHTTTIVPTEQAAEAKAPSDKATSVLKNVYWKEFGLLAFVWVAFLGLQITKNYVASCSVWYWVLNSLQIPVAIGVTLYEAHGLMAGKRVLSSKGSQQQSALRVRQLLVYCLFGILAGLIGGLLGMGGGFIMGPLFLELGIPPQVSSATATFTMMFSSSMSVVEYYLLHRFPVPYAAYFTAVAFVAAIVGQHCVRKLIAWLGRASLIIFILASMIFVSALTLGGVGISNIAHRMQRHQYMGFESLCRV; from the exons ATGGGGATCAGACGGCAGCAATGGCACGCCGTCGCCGCGCTCGCCGTCGCGTGGTGctgcgcggcggccgccgccgccgtggcagcgGCCGACGGCCGGAACGCCTCGCtggccggagcggcggcgccggaggagaCGGGCGTGGCGCGCCAGCAGCACGGTGATGGCAAGGCGTACCACCACGTTTGGCCG CCCATGGAACTTGGATGGCGAATTGTGCTGGGCTCGCTGATCGGCTTCTTCGGCGCGGCGTGCGGGAGcgtcggcggcgtcggcggcggcggaatctTCGTGCCCATGCTGGCACTCATCATCGGCTTCGATCCCAAGTCGTCCACTGCGATATCCAAGT GCATGATTATGGGAGGATCCGTTTCGACTGTCTACTACAACCTCAAGCTGAAGCACCCGACTTTGGACATGCCGCTCATCGACTACGACCTCGCCCTGCTCATGCAGCCCATGCTCATGCTTGGGGTCAGCATTGGTGTCATTTTCAATGTTATTTTCCCCAACTGGCTCATCACGGCGCTCCTCATAATACTTTTCCTAG GCACATCAACTAAGGCCTATCTGAAGGGCATTGAGACGTGGAAGAAAGAGACCATAAAGAAAAGG GAGGTTGCAAAAAAACAGGAGCAAATAT GTCAGGAACCAGAGCACACGACAACAATCGTCCCTACGGAGCAAGCAGCTGAGGCAAAAGCCCCATCAGATAAAGCA ACATCAGTTCTGAAGAACGTCTACTGGAAGGAGTTCGGTCTTCTTGCATTCGTGTGGGTGGCATTCCTTGGGCTCCAAATCACAAAG AACTACGTCGCTTCTTGCTCGGTATGGTATTGGGTCTTGAATTCTCTCCAG ATCCCGGTGGCCATAGGAGTGACCCTGTACGAGGCGCACGGGCTGATGGCCGGGAAAAGGGTGCTCTCCTCAAAGGGAAGCCAGCAGCAGAGCGCGCTACGCGTTCGCCAGCTCCTGGTGTACTGCCTGTTCGGCATCCTGGCGGGGCTCATCGGCGGCCTGCTAGGCATGGGGGGCGGCTTCATCATGGGGCCGCTCTTCCTGGAGCTCGGCATTCCTCCACAG GTTTCAAGTGCTACAGCCACGTTCACGATGATGTTCTCGTCGTCGATGTCGGTCGTCGAGTACTACCTCCTGCACCGGTTCCCGGTGCCCTATG CTGCCTACTTCACCGCGGTGGCGTTCGTGGCGGCCATCGTCGGGCAGCACTGCGTGAGGAAGCTGATCGCGTGGCTGGGGCGGGCGtcgctcatcatcttcatcctGGCCTCCATGATCTTCGTCAGCGCGCTCACTCTCG GTGGGGTCGGCATCTCGAACATAGCGCACAGGATGCAGCGGCATCAGTACATGGGGTTCGAAAGCCTTTGCAGGGTGTAG